Below is a genomic region from Streptomyces roseoviridis.
CGCCCCCTCGTCCACCTGCTTGATGGTGAACGGGGACATCCGCGGCGGCCCCGTACGGATCAGCTGGATCAGCTCCTCGTACGGCTTCCCGGCGAACTCCTCCTGCACCCGGTCGAGGCGCGCCTTCAGCGCCGGCACCGGCACGACGGTGCCGGCCGCCGCGTCCGGCCGGCGCTCGCGCACCACCACATGGGCCGCCAGGTCCCGGGTCCGCCACCCCTCGCAGAGCGTCGGGGCGTCCGGACCGGCCGCCTCCAACAGATCGGCGAGCAGAAGCCGTTCACGCTTGGCATGGGTCGACATGGTCGCCAGCGTACGGCGATCGCCGCCGGTCCGCCCAGTGGACGCACCGCCGGACACCCCCGGCACCCACGGCACAATGGCCCCATGAGCAGCACGCCGCCCCGGACCTCCAGCGATCTCGACCCGGCCATCGCCGCCCGCCTCAGGCGCAGCCCCGACGGCCTGGTCCCCGCCATCGCCCAGCAGTACGACACCGGTGAGGTGCTCATGCTCGGCTGGATGGACGACGAGGCCCTCCACCGCACCCTCACCACCGGCCGCTGCACCTACTGGTCCCGCAGCCGCCAGGAGTACTGGGTCAAGGGAGACACCTCCGGGCACGTCCAGCACGTCAGGTCCGTCGCCCTCGACTGCGACGCCGACACCGTGCTCGTCAAGGTCGACCAGGTCGGCGCCGCCTGCCACACCGGCACGCGCACCTGCTTCGACACCGACGTCCTCCTCGCGGCCGAGTAGGGTCTGGCGCCATGGATCTCGAGACCTTCCGCAAGCTGGCGGCCGACCGCCGCGTCATCCCCGTCAGCCGCAGGCTCCTCGCGGACGGCGACACCCCGGTCGGGCTCTACCGCAAGCTCGCCGCCGAACGCCCCGGCACCTTCCTCCTCGAATCCGCGGAGAACGGCCGCAGCTGGTCCCGCTACTCCTTCATCGGCGTCCGCAGCGACGCCACCCTGACGGTGAAGGACGGCGAGGCGCACTGGCTCGGCACCCCGCCGGTCGGCGTGCCCGTCGACGGCGACCCGCTCGCCGCGCTGCGCGCCACCGTCGAGACCCTCCACACCCCGCGCGACCTGGCCTCCGGCATGCCGCCGTTCACCGGCGGCATGGTCGGCTACCTCGGCTACGACATCGTGCGCCGCCTGGAGCGCATCGGCGAGCACGGTCGCGACGACCTGCGGCTCCCCGAGCTCACCATGCTGCTCACCAGCGACCTCGCCGTCCTCGACCACTGGGACGGCACGGTCCTCTTGATCGCCAACGCGATCAACCACAACGACCTGG
It encodes:
- the hisI gene encoding phosphoribosyl-AMP cyclohydrolase, translating into MSSTPPRTSSDLDPAIAARLRRSPDGLVPAIAQQYDTGEVLMLGWMDDEALHRTLTTGRCTYWSRSRQEYWVKGDTSGHVQHVRSVALDCDADTVLVKVDQVGAACHTGTRTCFDTDVLLAAE